From Actinomycetes bacterium, one genomic window encodes:
- the rpsB gene encoding 30S ribosomal protein S2, producing the protein MAVVTMKQLLESGVHFGHQTRRWNPKMKRFIFTDRNGIYIIDLQQSLTYIDRAYEFVKETVAHGGSILFVGTKKQAQEAIAEQATRVGMPYVNQRWLGGMLTNFSTVHKRLQRLKELESLNFEDVAGSGMTKKELLVLHREKEKLERTLGGIRDMNRVPSAVWIVDTKKEHIAVGEARKLGIPVVAILDTNCDPDEVDYKIPGNDDAIRSVGLLTRVVADAVADGLMARAGASRGDAKPGELGSDEPLADWERELLEHATATAETAAAAATAETAETTATPAAEPAE; encoded by the coding sequence ATGGCCGTCGTCACCATGAAGCAGCTGCTCGAGAGCGGTGTGCACTTCGGGCACCAGACCCGTCGCTGGAACCCGAAGATGAAGCGGTTCATCTTCACCGACCGCAACGGCATCTACATCATCGACCTGCAGCAGTCGCTGACCTACATCGACCGCGCGTACGAGTTCGTCAAGGAGACGGTGGCCCACGGGGGCTCGATCCTGTTCGTCGGTACGAAGAAGCAGGCCCAGGAGGCCATCGCCGAGCAGGCCACCCGGGTCGGGATGCCCTACGTCAACCAGCGCTGGCTCGGCGGGATGCTCACCAACTTCTCCACCGTCCACAAGCGCCTGCAGCGCCTCAAGGAGCTCGAGAGCCTCAACTTCGAGGACGTTGCGGGGTCGGGCATGACGAAGAAGGAGCTGCTCGTCCTTCACCGCGAGAAGGAGAAGCTCGAGCGCACCCTTGGTGGCATCCGGGACATGAACCGGGTCCCGAGCGCGGTCTGGATCGTCGACACCAAGAAGGAGCACATCGCCGTGGGCGAGGCCCGCAAGCTGGGCATCCCGGTGGTCGCGATCCTCGACACCAACTGCGACCCCGACGAGGTCGACTACAAGATCCCCGGCAACGACGACGCCATCCGCTCGGTGGGTCTGCTCACCCGCGTCGTGGCCGACGCGGTCGCCGACGGCCTGATGGCGCGCGCCGGCGCGTCCCGGGGCGATGCGAAGCCCGGTGAGCTCGGCAGCGACGAGCCGCTGGCCGACTGGGAGCGCGAGCTGCTGGAGCACGCCACCGCGACCGCCGAGACCGCCGCGGCCGCCGCGACCGCCGAGACCGCCGAGACGACCGCCACGCCCGCGGCTGAGCCGGCCGAGTGA
- the tsf gene encoding translation elongation factor Ts — translation MAEFTAADVKRLRDATGAGMMDAKRALEEAAGDFDQAVEVLRVKGQAKAAKRGAERTAGNGLVAAAEGAMIELGCETDFVAKNEQFQTLAGDIVTHAASVGVGVVEKLLGERLKDGRTVAESIDALSAVIGEKLELKRATFVDGQVATYLHRKASDLPPQVGVLVGFEGEDAEAARAAAMQVAALRAQFVTREEVPAEVVETERRIAEATAREEGKPEAALPKIVEGRVNAFFKDNVLLEQASVHDNKKTVKAMLDEAGVTITRFARFEVGEI, via the coding sequence ATGGCTGAGTTCACCGCCGCGGACGTCAAGCGACTCCGCGACGCCACCGGGGCCGGGATGATGGACGCCAAGCGCGCCCTGGAGGAGGCGGCCGGCGACTTCGACCAGGCCGTCGAGGTCCTGCGCGTCAAGGGCCAGGCGAAGGCCGCCAAGCGCGGCGCCGAGCGCACCGCCGGCAACGGGCTGGTGGCCGCGGCCGAGGGCGCGATGATCGAGCTCGGCTGCGAGACCGACTTCGTGGCCAAGAACGAGCAGTTCCAGACCCTCGCCGGCGACATCGTGACGCACGCGGCGTCGGTCGGCGTCGGAGTGGTCGAGAAGCTGCTCGGCGAGAGGCTGAAGGACGGCCGTACGGTCGCCGAGAGCATCGACGCCCTGTCCGCGGTCATCGGCGAGAAGCTGGAGCTGAAGCGCGCCACCTTCGTCGACGGCCAGGTGGCGACCTACCTGCACCGGAAGGCGTCCGACCTGCCTCCTCAGGTGGGCGTCCTGGTGGGCTTCGAGGGCGAGGATGCCGAGGCCGCCCGTGCCGCGGCCATGCAGGTGGCCGCGCTGCGCGCGCAGTTCGTCACACGCGAGGAGGTGCCGGCCGAGGTGGTCGAGACCGAGCGGCGCATCGCCGAGGCCACGGCGCGCGAGGAGGGCAAGCCCGAGGCCGCCCTGCCGAAGATCGTGGAGGGGCGGGTGAACGCCTTCTTCAAGGACAACGTGCTGCTCGAGCAGGCCTCGGTGCACGACAACAAGAAGACCGTCAAGGCGATGCTGGACGAGGCCGGGGTCACGATCACCCGGTTCGCCCGTTTCGAGGTCGGCGAGATCTGA